Below is a window of Myxococcaceae bacterium JPH2 DNA.
CCGCGTTCGCCTCGCAGACGCTCACGTTCCTGCGTGTCTACTCAGGCCGCCTGGAGGCGGGGACCGCGGTGTGGAACTCGGTGAAGGGCAAGCGCGAGCGCGTGAGCCGGCTCGTGCAGATGCGCGCGGACAAGAAGGACGAGCTGACCGAGTGCTACGCGGGTGACATCTGCGCGGTGGTGGGCATGAAGCTCGCCACCACGGGCGACACGCTCTGCGACGACAAGCACCCCATCATCCTGGAGCGGATGGAGTTCCCCGAGCCGGTCATCGACATCGCCATCGAGCCGAAGTCGACGGCGGACCAGGACAAGATCATCCAGGCGCTCCAACGGCTCGCGGCGGAGGATCCGTCGTTCCGCGTGAAGACGAACGAGGAGACGGGGCAGACCATCATCGCCGGCATGGGCGAGCTGCACCTGGAGATCATCGTCGACCGGCTCCTGCGCGAGTTCAAGGTCGACGCGAACATCGGCAAGCCGCAGGTGGCCTATCGCGAGACCATCACGGTCCCGATGGAGGCCGAGGGCAAGTACATCCGGCAGACGGGAGGCCGAGGCCAGTACGGCCACATCTGGCTGCGCGTGATGCCGAACGAGCCAGGCAAGGGCTTCCAGTTCGAGAACAAGATTGTCGGGGGCGCGGTGTCCAAGGAGTTCGTGGACGCGGCGAAGCAGGGCATCGCCGAGTCCATGCAGAACGGGCCGGTGGCCGGCTACCCCATGGTGGACGTCAAGGTCGAGGCCTTCGACGGCTCCATGCACGACGTGGACTCCAGCGAGATGGCGTACAAGATCGCTGGCTCCCTGGGCTTCAAGGACGCGGTGCAGCGGGCCTCGCCGGTGCTCCTCGAGCCCATCATGAACTGCGAGATCCTCACGCCCGAGGAGTCCATGGGCGACGTCATCGGAGACCTCAATGGTCGCCGGGGGAAGATCCTGGGGATGACGCCTCGGCCGGGGAACGTGCAGGCCATCCAGGCGCAGGTGCCCTTGGCCGCCATGTTCGGGTACTCGACCGACCTGCGCAGCCGCAGCCAGGGAAGGGCGACCTACACCATGCAGTTCAGCCACTACGCGCCGGCCCCGAAGGCGGCGTTGAACCGGTAATGGGTCGCCCGGAGGGTTGTCT
It encodes the following:
- the fusA gene encoding elongation factor G, giving the protein MAREYPLERYRNIGIMAHIDAGKTTTTERILFYTGAIHKMGEVHEGTTTTDWMVQERERGITITSAAITSFWKRREQSYRVNILDTPGHVDFTIEVERSLRVLDGAVAVFDAVNGVEPQSETVWRQADKYKVPRICFINKMDRVGADFEMSVGTIREKLGARPVRMQLPLGSEDKHRGVIDLVQMKALVFHDDAQGSRYDTVDIPEEFREAADAARAELVEAVAEQSDALTNKFLEGAEFTEEEIRAGIREGCVGLKLFPVFCGSAFRHKGVQPLLDAVVDYLPSPLDIPPVHGKNLKGEDEERPTRDDAPFSALAFKIMNDPAFASQTLTFLRVYSGRLEAGTAVWNSVKGKRERVSRLVQMRADKKDELTECYAGDICAVVGMKLATTGDTLCDDKHPIILERMEFPEPVIDIAIEPKSTADQDKIIQALQRLAAEDPSFRVKTNEETGQTIIAGMGELHLEIIVDRLLREFKVDANIGKPQVAYRETITVPMEAEGKYIRQTGGRGQYGHIWLRVMPNEPGKGFQFENKIVGGAVSKEFVDAAKQGIAESMQNGPVAGYPMVDVKVEAFDGSMHDVDSSEMAYKIAGSLGFKDAVQRASPVLLEPIMNCEILTPEESMGDVIGDLNGRRGKILGMTPRPGNVQAIQAQVPLAAMFGYSTDLRSRSQGRATYTMQFSHYAPAPKAALNR